Proteins found in one Brachypodium distachyon strain Bd21 chromosome 5, Brachypodium_distachyon_v3.0, whole genome shotgun sequence genomic segment:
- the LOC112269232 gene encoding uncharacterized protein LOC112269232 isoform X2 codes for MEEDGCPPPYRVIDMFTMGTRCNDPSRCSRFVVPFFVNETDVWATYVYDIEDKVAYMVDPTLTEARTTDELHTEDAKNILEGIHYCLWNILKKPKWDVDASWEYRGVDHGQKQFALLECAYAMWHMRSGGVKRHTNKALLGFTKVPRIHAHQDGLQCAA; via the exons ATGGAAGAGGATGGTTGTCCACCGCCGTACCGTGTAATTGACATGTTCACCATGGGCACTAGGTGCAATGACCCTTCCAGATGCTCCAGG TTTGTTGTACCCTTTTTCGTCAATGAGACGGATGTGTGGGCTACATACGTGTACGACATAGAGGATAAAGTTGCATACATGGTGGATCCAACACTTACTGAAGCTAGGACAACTGATGAGTTGCATACTGAGGATGCGAAAAATATTCTGGAGGGTATACACTATTGCCTGTGGAACATACTGAAAAAACCCAAGTGGGATGTGGATGCAAGTTGGGAGTACCGCGGTGTAGACCATGGCCAAAAACAGTTTGCACT ACTTGAGTGCGCGTATGCTATGTGGCACATGAGGAGTGGTGGCGTGAAACGACACACAAACAAG GCTCTCCTTGGTTTTACAAAAGTCCCTCGCATACATGCTCACCAGGATGGATTGCAATGTGCAGCATGA
- the LOC104585322 gene encoding probable carboxylesterase 15 — MRTGDMEPAVVEVEATAPPHVVEDCRGVLQVLSDGTVVRSSASPYAVEDRDDGRVEWRDAAYGGSRGLGVRMYRPKPPRERQGKKPLLRVLAYFHGGGFCIGSRAWPSVHACCLRLADEARAVVLSFDYRLAPEHRLPAAHEDAADALLWLRDRLALTPNNDDDDGVGSWLADSGADPGRLFVSGESAGGNMAHHMAARFGDSGLGPVVKVAGYVLIMPAFTSEAPTESELESPATAALSRDVAERYNRLALPAGANKDHPLMNPLGPDSPGLARVGGRVLVVVGGEDMLKDNQLRYAEEMRAAGNDVELFVLPGEQHGFFSSKPWSEASGEVVRAIGRFMDRDAAAAGSD; from the coding sequence ATGCGTACCGGAGACATGGAGCCGGCGGTCGTCGAGGTGGAAGCGACAGCGCCGCCGCACGTAGTGGAGGACTGCCGCGGCGTGCTGCAGGTGCTGAGCGACGGGACCGTCGTCCGGTCCTCAGCGTCGCCGTACGCGGTGGAGGACCGCGACGACGGGCGCGTGGAGTGGAGGGACGCCGCGTACGGCGGCAGCCGTGGCCTCGGCGTGCGCATGTACAGACCAAagccgccccgggagcggcaagggaagaagcccctgctACGCGTGCTGGCATACTTCCACGGCGGCGGGTTCTGCATCGGCAGCCGCGCGTGGCCGTCCGTGCACGCCtgctgcctccgcctcgccgacGAGGCCCGCGCCGTCGTGCTCTCCTTCGACTACCGCCTCGCCCCGGAGcaccgcctccccgccgcTCATGAagacgccgccgacgccctCCTCTGGCTGCGCGATCGGCTCGCCCTTACCCCCAACAACGACGATGACGATGGCGTCGGCTCGTGGCTCGCGGACTCGGGCGCCGACCCTGGACGGCTCTTCGTGTCCGGTGAATCGGCCGGCGGCAACATGGCGCACCACATGGCCGCGCGCTTCGGCGATTCGGGGCTCGGCCCCGTGGTGAAGGTCGCAGGGTACGTCCTGATCATGCCGGCCTTCACCTCGGAGGCGCCGACCGAGTCCGAGCTCGAAtcgccggccacggcggccctgAGCCGGGACGTGGCCGAGCGGTACAACCGGCTCGCGCTGCCGGCCGGCGCCAACAAGGACCACCCGCTGATGAACCCGCTGGGGCCGGACAGCCCCGGCCTGGCCCGTGTCGGCGGTCGcgtgctcgtcgtcgtcggcggcgaggacaTGCTCAAGGATAACCAGCTCCGGTACGCGGAGGAAATGAGGGCGGCCGGGAATGACGTGGAGCTCTTCGTGCTACCCGGCGAGCAGCACGGCTTCTTCTCCAGTAAGCCGTGGTCAGAGGCGagcggcgaggtcgtccgtGCCATCGGGCGGTTCATGGACAGAGACGCCGCAGCAGCCGGTTCTGACTGA
- the LOC100827330 gene encoding chaperone protein ClpD2, chloroplastic, with translation MMEACCCSSSVPSASILATGAGLRRRFSPAAAAAGGRVLALAHPLRSSSGALMAATPRRGQQRRGGGAGVVVRAVFERFTERAVKAVVLSQREARGMGDEAVAPHHLLLGLVAEDRSAAGFLASGVRIERAREAGRAAVGKAGPAQAATGLATDVPFSGASKRVFVAAVEFSRNMGCNFISPEHIALGLFDLDDPTTNSVLKSLGLDPRQLAKQALTRVQGELAKDGREPLGLSSFKVREKSTAGSGRSPIVRYSNKKKEKSALAQFCVDLTMRASGGLIDPVIGREKEIQRVVQIICRRTKNNPILLGEAGVGKTAIAEGLAIKIANGDVPIFLVAKRVLSLDVALLMAGARERGELEARVTSLIREVRKAGDVILFIDEVHTLIGSGVAGRGNKGSGLDIANLLKPALARGELQCIASTTLDEHRLHFEKDKALARRFQPVYVNEPSQEDAVKILLGLREKYETYHKCKYTLEGINAAVYLSARYIPDRHLPDKAIDLIDEAGSRARMESFKKKKEEQCSIISKSPDEYWQEIRAVQAMHEVALTNRLKYSLNENDQENGVDVEVLSDGKIMPASKLAASADELSMVGSEEIARVTSLWSGIPVQQLTADERKLLVGLDDELRKRVIGQDDAVVAISRAVKRSRVGMSDPNRPIATLLFCGPTGVGKTELTKALAAIYFGSESSMVRLDMSEYMERHAVSKLIGSPPGYMGFGEGGTLTEAVRRKPFTVVLLDEIEKAHPDIFNILLQVFEDGHLTDSQGRRVSFKNTLIVMTSNVGSASISKGRMSIGFQTQNDTEENTYNVMKSLVTEELKAFFRPELLNRMDEVVVFRPLEKTQMLAILNIILQEVKGRLLALGIGLQISDAMKNVISQEGYDKSYGARPLRRAVTQLVEDAISEGILSGQYKPGDTIMMDADDKGKPCLSRLNDQTVQMSDRTPTL, from the exons atgatggaggcgtgctgctgctcctcgtcGGTGCCGTCCGCGTCCATCCTCGCCACGGGCGcgggcctccgccgccgcttctcccccgcggcggcggcggcgggcgggaggGTGCTCGCGCTCGCTCACCCgctccgctcctcctccggaGCTCTGATGGCGGCGACGCCTCGGCgggggcagcagcggcgcggggGGGGCGCGGGCGTCGTCGTCAGGGCGGTCTTCGAGCGGTTCACCGAGCGGGCGGTGAAGGCGGTGGTGCTCTCGCAGCGGGAGGCGCGCGGGATGGGGGACGAGGCGGTCGCGCCGCACCACCTGCTGCTGGGCCTCGTCGCCGAGGACCGGTCCGCGGCGGGGTTCCTCGCGTCGGGCGTCCGCATCGAGCGCGCCCGTGAGGcgggccgcgccgccgtggggAAGGCCGGGCCCGCGCAAGCGGCCACGGGGCTGGCCACGGACGTGCCCTTCTCCGGGGCCAGCAAGCGCGTGTTCGTGGCGGCCGTCGAGTTCTCCAGGAACATGGGGTGCAACTTCATCTCCCCGGAGCACATTGCCCTGGGCCTCTTCGACCTGGACGATCCGACAACCAACAGCGTCCTCAAGAG CTTAGGATTGGATCCACGTCAGCTAGCAAAGCAGGCTCTTACACGAGTCCAAGGGGAGCTTGCGAAGGATGGCAGAGAGCCTCTGGGACTATCTTCTTTCAAAGTGCGTGAGAAATCTACTGCTGGAAGTGGGAGGTCTCCAATAGTCAGATACTCGAATAAAAAGAAAG AGAAAAGTGCACTAGCTCAATTTTGTGTAGATTTGACCATGCGAGCCAGTGGGGGATTAATTGATCCTGTTATTGGTCGCGAGAAGGAGATTCAAAGAGTAGTTCAGATTATTTGTCGGCGAACAAAGAACAATCCTATTCTTTTGGGTGAAGCAGGTGTTGGTAAAACTGCCATTGCTGAGGGGCTGGCTATTAAAATTGCAAATGGAGATGTTCCTATTTTCCTTGTG GCAAAACGTGTACTGTCATTGGATGTAGCTCTACTGATGGCTGGTGCGAGAGAGAGGGGTGAATTGGAAGCCAGGGTTACTAGTTTAATACGTGAAGTGCGCAAAGCAG GTGATGTTATTCTCTTTATTGATGAGGTTCATACTCTTATTGGGTCTGGAGTTGCTGGAAGAGGAAATAAGGGATCTGGTCTTGATATTGCTAATTTGCTGAAACCTGCACTTGCTCGAGGTGAATTGCAG TGCATTGCATCTACAACTCTGGATGAACACCGTTTGCATTTCGAGAAGGATAAGGCTTTGGCCCGCCGATTCCAGCCAGTATATGTGAATGAGCCTAGTCAG GAGGATGCTGTAAAAATATTACTTGGTCTGCGTGAAAAATATGAGACTTATCACAAATGCAAATATACCTTAGAAGGCATCAATGCGGCAGTTTATTTGTCAGCAAGATATATCCCTGATAGACATCTTCCTGATAAGGCTATTGATCTGATTGATGAAGCTGGTAGTAGAGCTCGGATGGAATCatttaaaaagaagaaggaagagcaGTGCTCTATCATTTCGAAGTCACCAGATGAATATTGGCAAGAGATTAGAGCTGTCCAGGCCATGCATGAAGTG GCACTGACAAACAGGTTAAAATATTCTCTAAATGAAAATGACCAAGAGAATGGTGTCGATGTTGAAGTGCTAAGTGATGGCAAGATTATGCCGGCTTCAAAACTGGCAGCTTCAGCTGATGA ACTATCTATGGTTGGATCAGAGGAAATTGCAAGAGTCACATCATTGTGGTCAGGCATACCAGTCCAGCAGTTGACTGCAGATGAAAGAAAGCTTCTAGTAGGACTAGATGATGAGCTCAGAAAGCGTGTCATAGGTCAAGATGATGCTGTTGTGGCTATATCAAGAGCTGTAAAGAGATCGCGTGTTGGCATGAGTGATCCTAACAGACCTATTGCTACTCTACTTTTCTGTGGTCCAACAGGAGTTGGAAAGACTGAGTTAACAAAAGCTCTAGCAGCAATTTATTTTGGATCT GAGTCATCTATGGTTAGATTAGATATGAGTGAGTACATGGAGCGGCATGCTGTCAGCAAGCTCATAGGCTCTCCTCCAGGGTACATGGGATTTGGTGAAGGTGGTACTTTGACAGAAGCAGTCAGGAGAAAACCATTCACTGTAGTATTGCTTGATGAAATAGAAAAAGCTCACCCTGATATCTTTAATATTCTTCTCCAAGTATTTGAAGATGGTCATTTGACTGACTCACAG GGCCGTAGAGTTTCCTTCAAGAATACGTTAATTGTTATGACATCAAATGTTGGTTCTGCATCGATTTCCAAGGGAAGGATGAGCATAGGTTTTCAGACACAAAATGATACAGAAGAAAACACATATAATGTGATGAAATCTTTGGTAACAGAAGAGTTGAAGGCATTTTTTCGGCCTGAATTGCTCAATAGAATGGATGAGGTAGTTGTGTTCCGTCCACTTGAGAAGACTCAG ATGCTGGCCATTCTCAACATAATTTTGCAAGAGGTGAAGGGTAGGCTTTTAGCCCTCGGGATCGGCTTACAAATATCTGATGCAATGAAGAACGTGATTTCTCAGGAAGGATACGACAAGAGCTACGGTGCGCGGCCGCTAAGAAGGGCCGTCACCCAGCTTGTTGAGGATGCCATCAGCGAAGGAATTCTCTCTGGGCAGTACAAGCCCGGTGACACCATAATGATGGATGCTGATGACAAGGGGAAACCTTGTTTGAGCCGGCTGAATGACCAGACTGTTCAAATGTCTGATCGCACGCCAACTCTTTGA
- the LOC112269231 gene encoding uncharacterized protein LOC112269231, translating to MIARMTAKYVAEETKKNMESFTQRIEKAAGKRVLDVGASCSGLGLPLFFTADETPNEQGTVLESEPHRKDPLARLKQRLSFDGKDKCHGPSVNLADHKVVVDSASNGNQAVDFELFNLSPLGTAEVPSINEIIDVEQIEDDSRDMHVMNSAQNR from the exons ATGATCGCCAGGATGACTGCTAAGTACGTCGCTGAGGAAACCAAGAAAAACATGGAGTCGTTCACTCAGAGAATTGAAAAAGCAGCTGGGAAAAGGGTACTGGATGTTGGTGCTTCCTGTTCGGGACTAGGTTTGCCCTTGTTCTTCACTGCTGACGAGACACCAAATGAGCAGG GCACGGTATTGGAATCAGAGCCGCACCGGAAAGATCCACTTGCACGCCTTAAACAGAGGCTGTCGTTTGACGGCAAAG ATAAATGTCATGGGCCGTCTGTCAACTTGGCAGATCATAAGGTTGTAGTGGACTCTGCCAGCAACGGCAATCAAGCGGTGGACTTTGAACTCTTCAACTTGTCCCCTTTAGGAACCGCTGAAGTTCCAAGTATCAACGAAATAATAGACGTGGAACAGATAGAGGACGACAGCAGGGACATGCATGTTATGAACAGCGCACAGAACCGGTGA
- the LOC104585323 gene encoding heparan-alpha-glucosaminide N-acetyltransferase, protein MGVYELVRSDESAGPAADLEAGGRRSPSPPKGSPAASSRQRLVSLDVFRGITVLLMIIVDDAGSFLPAMNHSPWEGVTIADFVMPFFLFIVGVALALAYKRVPDKLEATGKATLRALKLFCVGLVLQGGFFHGVRSLTFGVDVTQIRFMGILQRIAIAYLLTALCEIWLKGDNDVDSGFDLIKRYRYQLFAGLLITVTYMVLLYGTYVPDWEYQISGPGSTQKTFSVTCGVRGDSGPGCNAVGMIDRKILGIQHLYGRPVYARSKQCSIDSPQNGPLPPDAPSWCQAPFDPEGLLSSVMAIVTCLIGLQYGHIIVHFQKHRERIMHWLLPSFGMLVLAFAMDFFGMRMNKPLYTVSYTLATAGAAGLLFAGIYTLVDLYGLRRPTLAMEWMGMHALMIFVLLACNILPIFLHGFYWGEPKNNLLKFIGIRA, encoded by the exons ATGGGGGTCTACGAGCTCGTCCGGAGCGACGAATCCGCGGGCCCCGCCGCGGATCtggaggccggcggccggcgctccccctcgccgccgaagGGCTCTCCGGCGGCATCGTCGCGGCAGCGGCTCGTCTCGCTCGACGTCTTCCGAGGGATCACCGTACTG CTTATGATCATCGTGGACGACGCTGGATCATTTCTTCCGGCAATGAACCACTCCCCATGGGAAGGTGTGACAATAGCCGATTTCGTCATgccctttttccttttcatcgTTGGGGTCGCTCTAGCTCTGGCGTACAAG AGAGTACCGGACAAATTGGAGGCAACTGGAAAGGCGACACTTCGTGCACTGAAGCTGTTCTGTGTTGGTCTTGTTCTCCAAG GTGGATTTTTTCATGGTGTTCGTAGCCTGACATTTGGGGTTGATGTTACGCAAATACGTTTTATGGGTATACTGCAG AGAATCGCAATAGCTTATCTTCTCACCGCATTATGTGAGATTTGGCTCAAGGGAGACAATGATGTAGATTCTGGATTTGATTTGATCAAGAGATACAGATATCAACT ATTCGCAGGCTTGCTAATTACAGTCACCTACATGGTCCTCTTGTATGGCACCTACGTTCCTGACTGGGAGTATCAGATATCCGGACCTGGTTCCACACAGAAAACCTTCTCT GTAACATGCGGTGTAAGAGGGGACTCTGGGCCTGGTTGCAACGCGGTTGGCATGATTGACCGCAAAATCTTAGGCATCCAGCATCTCTACGGCCGACCAGTTTACGCGCGATCGAAG CAATGTAGCATAGATTCACCGCAAAATGGGCCACTTCCACCTGACGCTCCTTCATGGTGCCAGGCACCTTTTGATCCCGAGGGGCTTCTCAG TTCTGTGATGGCCATTGTGACCTGCTTGATCGGCCTCCAATACGGGCACATAATTGTACATTTTCAG AAACACAGGGAAAGAATCATGCACTGGCTTCTCCCTTCCTTCGGCATGCTAGTACTGGCCTTCGCAATGGACTTCTTTG GAATGCGTATGAATAAACCACTGTACACTGTAAGTTACACTCTGGCCACGGCCGGTGCGGCAGGGCTCCTCTTCGCCGGGATCTACACCCTGGTCGACCTGTACGGGTTGCGGCGGCCGACCCTCGCCATGGAGTGGATGGGGATGCACGCGCTGATGATATTTGTCCTTCTCGCGTGCAACATCCTGCCCATCTTCCtccatggcttctactggggAGAGCCCAAGAACAACCTT TTGAAGTTCATTGGGATTAGGGCATGA
- the LOC100827025 gene encoding acetyl-coenzyme A synthetase, chloroplastic/glyoxysomal: MAQYIYATATRHCCSPRVHPAIPLQVPAPLAPPSSRPLRVSPLRRRWAMGASDRLKVADARPRHAGPCAATMLGEPLPASDDHGLVHPSADFSAQALVSSPQQYQEMYQRSIDDPAGFWSEIAETFYWKQKWSPDEVCTENLDVTKGPIKIEWFKGGKTNICYNAVDRHVEAGDGEKIAMYWEGNEPDQDGKLTYSALLDKVCQLANYLKSVGVGKGDAVVIYLPMLMELPIAMLACARIGAVHSVVFAGFSADALAQRITDCKPKVVITCNAVKRGPKLIPLKDIVDASLVQSAKNGVSVGICLTYENQLAMKKENTRWITGTDVWWQDVVPNFPTRCDMEWVDAEDPLFLLYTSGSTGKPKGVLHTTGGYMVYTASTFKHAFDYKPTDIYWCTADCGWITGHSYVTYGPLLNGAIVLLYEGAPNYPNPGRCWDIVDKYGVTIFYTAPTLVRSLMRDGSEYVDQYSRKSLRVLGSVGEPINPTAWRWFYNVVGNSRCPISDTWWQTETGGFMITPLPGAWPQKPGSATFPFFGVQPVIVDEKGREMEGECSGYLCIKKSWPGAFRTLFGDKDRYETTYFKPFSGYYFSGDGCRRDKDGYHWLTGRVDDVINVSGHRIGTAEVESALVSHPKCAEAAVVGIDHEVKGQGIYAFVTLVDGIPYSDDLRKSLVMTVRSQIGAFAAPDKIHWAPGLPKTRSGKIMRRILRKIASRQLDELGDTSTLADPGVVDQLITLSDT, from the exons ATGGCCCAGTATATATACGCCACCGCcacccgccactgctgctccCCGCGCGTCCACCCCGCGATCCCGCTCCAGGTTCCCGCTCCTCTAGCCCCGCCGTCGTCTCGGCCGCTTCGGGTATCGCCGCTCCGGCGGAGGTGGGCCATGGGCGCCAGCGATCGCCTGAAGGTGGCCGACGCCAGGCCGCGGCATGCGGGGCCATGCGCGGCTACCAtgctgggcgagccgctgccgGCGTCCGACGACCACGGCCTCGTCCACCCCAGCGCCGACTTCTCCGCCCAGGCCCTCGTCTCCTCTCCGCAGCAG TACCAGGAGATGTACCAGCGGTCTATCGATGATCCTGCAGGATTCTGGTCGGAGATCGCAGAGACGTTCTACTGGAAGCAGAAGTGGAGCCCTGATGAAGTCTGTACCGAGAACCTTGATGTGACAAAGGGACCGATCAAGATCGAA TGGTTTAAAGGGGGCAAAACAAACATATGCTACAATGCCGTGGACCGCCATGTGGAAGCTGGAGATGGTGAGAAGATTGCGATGTATTGGGAGGGGAATGAACCTGATCAGGATGGAAAGCTCACATACTCAGCACTCTTGGATAAGGTTTGCCAG CTAGCAAACTACTTGAAAAGTGTTGGAGTTGGAAAAGGTGATGCCGTGGTTATCTACTTGCCTATGTTGATGGAGCTGCCTATTGCAATGCTTGCCTGTGCACGCATTGGTGCTGTTCACTCT GTTGTGTTTGCTGGCTTCTCTGCTGATGCACTTGCGCAAAGAATCACTGACTGCAAGCCTAAGGTTGTGATTACATGCAATGCGGTGAAAAGGGGGCCGAAACTCATCCCTCTCAAAGATATAGTAGATGCATCTCTGGTTCAAAGTGCAAAGAATGGCGTCTCTGTAG GCATTTGTTTGACATATGAAAATCAGTTAGCCATGAAGAAAGAGAACACACGATGGATAACAGGAACAGATGTGTGGTGGCAG GATGTTGTGCCCAATTTCCCAACTAGATGTGATATGGAATGGGTTGATGCAGAGGATCCATTGTTTCTTCTATACACAAGTGGCAGCACAGGAAAGCCAAAG GGTGTATTGCATACAACTGGGGGCTATATGGTGTACACTGCATCAACATTTAAGCATGCATTTGATTACAAGCCAACAGACATATACTG GTGCACTGCAGACTGTGGCTGGATTACTGGACATAGTTATGTGACCTATGGTCCTCTCCTGAATGGAGCCATAGTTCTTCTTTACGAAGGG GCTCCAAACTACCCTAATCCTGGTCGGTGCTGGGACATCGTTGACAAATACGGGGTGACAATATTCTATACCGCTCCAACACTTGTCCGTTCACTCATGCGTGATGGTAGTGAG TATGTTGACCAGTACTCTCGTAAATCTCTAAGAGTTCTCGGAAGTGTGGGTGAGCCAATAAATCCCACTGCATGGAG GTGGTTCTATAATGTTGTCGGGAACTCAAGATGCCCCATATCAGACACTTGGTGGCAGACTGAAACTGGTGGTTTTATG ATTACTCCTTTACCTGGTGCTTGGCCTCAGAAACCAGGATCTGCgacatttcctttttttggtGTACAG CCagtcattgttgatgagaaaGGGCGGGAAATGGAAGGAGAATGCAGTGGATATCTTTGCATAAAGAAGTCATGGCCTGGGGCTTTCCGGACTCTGTTTGGCGATAAGGACAGATATGAGACAACATACTTCAAACCATTTTCTGGGTATTATTTCTCTGGTGATGGTTGTAGGAG GGACAAAGATGGTTACCATTGGCTGACCGGAAGAGTTGATGATGTTATCAATGTCAG TGGACACCGGATTGGTACAGCAGAGGTCGAGTCAGCTCTGGTTTCACACCCAAAATGTGCTGAGGCCGCTGTTGTTGGAATTGACCATGAG GTCAAAGGTCAGGGAATCTACGCATTTGTGACTTTGGTTGATGGTATTCCTTACAGTGATGATCTGCGCAAAAGCCTCGTTATGACGGTCCGCAGCCAG ATTGGCGCGTTTGCAGCACCTGACAAGATCCATTGGGCACCAGGACTCCCAAAGACACGGAGCGGCAAGATCATGCGAAGAATATTGCGGAAAATTGCCTCCAGGCAGCTAGATGAGCTCGGTGACACCAGCACGCTTGCTGATCCCGGTGTTGTTGACCAGCTGATCACGCTTAGCGATACCTAG
- the LOC100839786 gene encoding 7-deoxyloganetin glucosyltransferase: MKTGEKPHVVCLPAPAQGHITPMLKLAKILHARGFHVTFVNTKLNQQKLLSSRGPAALDGLSDFRFAVIQDGLPPSGADPAQVCHSITTICPPNFLALLAELNDPANSEVPPVTCLIVDGVMSFCYDAAKEIGVPCAALWTSSACGFMGFHHYRLLLEQGLVPFKDVAQVTDNSYLDTVVHGFPGLCEGMRLRDFPSFIRTTDRNDIMLNFVMDFADRLLSLPDAVLLNTFDEIERPVLDAMRAILPPMYAIGPLHRRASIEVPAGSSLDGIGSNLWKEQHDGLLEWLGAHGTRTIVYVNYGSFTVMTKEQLLEFAWGLADSEYPFMWNIRPDLLKGDTAVLPPEFLSAVSGRSMLTTWCPQEKVIVHDAVGLFLTHSGWNSTLESVCAGVPMLSWPFFAEQQTNCRYKCTEWGIGLEIGGEVKRAELAAMIGEVMEGEKGREMRRRAAEWKDEAVRATLPGGPAEASLDTVIRDVLLARFVSGDDGN, encoded by the exons ATGAAGACCGGCGAAAAACCGCACGTCGTGTgtctgccggcgccggcgcagggcCACATAACGCCGATGCTGAAGCTGGCCAAGATACTCCACGCCAGGGGCTTCCACGTCACCTTCGTCAACACCAAGCTAAACCAGCAAAAACTGCTCAGCTCGCGAGGACCGGCGGCGCTCGACGGCCTCTCGGATTTCCGTTTCGCCGTCATTCAGGATGGGCTCCCGCCATCCGGTGCAGACCCCGCCCAGGTATGCCACTCCATCACGACGATCTGCCCCCCGAACTTCTTGGCACTCCTTGCCGAGCTCAACGACCCGGCCAACTCTGAAGTACCGCCTGTCACCTGCCTTATCGTGGATGGTGTCATGTCATTCTGCTACGATGCCGCAAAGGAGATCGGGGTGCCGTGTGCCGCGCTATGGACATCTAGCGCCTGCGGCTTTATGGGCTTCCACCACTACCGTCTGCTCTTGGAGCAGGGTCTCGTGCCTTTCAAAG ATGTGGCACAGGTCACGGACAACAGCTACCTCGACACCGTGGTCCACGGCTTTCCCGGCCTGTGTGAGGGCATGCGGCTGCGCGATTTCCCCAGCTTCATACGTACCACGGACCGCAACGACATCATGCTGAACTTTGTCATGGACTTTGCCGATCGGTTATTATCGCTCCCTGACGCGGTCTTGCTCAACACCTTCGACGAAATCGAGAGGCCGGTCCTGGACGCCATGCGCGCCATCCTCCCACCCATGTACGCCATCGGCCCGCTCCATCGCCGCGCTAGCATCGAAGTTCCCGCCGGGTCCTCGCTTGATGGCATTGGCTCCAACCTATGGAAGGAGCAGCACGACGGCCTCCTCGAGTGGCTCGGCGCACACGGCACCAGAACTATTGTCTACGTCAACTATGGCAGTTTCACCGTCATGACGAAGGAGCAACTCCTCGAGTTCGCGTGGGGGCTGGCGGACAGTGAGTACCCATTCATGTGGAACATCCGGCCAGACCTCCTTAAAGGCGACACCGCCGTGCTCCCGCCGGAGTTTCTGTCGGCTGTATCCGGCCGATCCATGCTGACAACATGGTGCCCACAGGAGAAGGTGATTGTGCATGATGCTGTAGGGCTATTCTTGACGCATTCGGGGTGGAACTCGACTCTGGAGAGCGTCTGCGCCGGCGTGCCGATGCTCAGCTGGCCGTTCTTTGCTGAGCAGCAGACCAACTGCCGGTACAAGTGCACGGAGTGGGGGATCGGGTTGGAGATCGGCGGTGAGGTGAAGAGGGCGGAGCTGGCGGCGATGATAGGGGAGGTGATGGAGGGGGAGAAGGGACGGGAGATGAGGAGGCGCGCAGCGGAGTGGAAGGACGAGGCAGTGCGAGCGACTCTACCAGGTGGTCCTGCCGAGGCCAGCCTGGACACGGTAATTCGTGACGTACTCCTGGCAAGATTCGTCTCTGGTGATGATGGAAATTAA
- the LOC112269232 gene encoding uncharacterized protein LOC112269232 isoform X1, producing the protein MEEDGCPPPYRVIDMFTMGTRCNDPSRCSRFVVPFFVNETDVWATYVYDIEDKVAYMVDPTLTEARTTDELHTEDAKNILEGIHYCLWNILKKPKWDVDASWEYRGVDHGQKQFALGLHRLECAYAMWHMRSGGVKRHTNKALLGFTKVPRIHAHQDGLQCAA; encoded by the exons ATGGAAGAGGATGGTTGTCCACCGCCGTACCGTGTAATTGACATGTTCACCATGGGCACTAGGTGCAATGACCCTTCCAGATGCTCCAGG TTTGTTGTACCCTTTTTCGTCAATGAGACGGATGTGTGGGCTACATACGTGTACGACATAGAGGATAAAGTTGCATACATGGTGGATCCAACACTTACTGAAGCTAGGACAACTGATGAGTTGCATACTGAGGATGCGAAAAATATTCTGGAGGGTATACACTATTGCCTGTGGAACATACTGAAAAAACCCAAGTGGGATGTGGATGCAAGTTGGGAGTACCGCGGTGTAGACCATGGCCAAAAACAGTTTGCACT TGGGCTCCACAGACTTGAGTGCGCGTATGCTATGTGGCACATGAGGAGTGGTGGCGTGAAACGACACACAAACAAG GCTCTCCTTGGTTTTACAAAAGTCCCTCGCATACATGCTCACCAGGATGGATTGCAATGTGCAGCATGA